One part of the Cellvibrionales bacterium genome encodes these proteins:
- a CDS encoding sel1 repeat family protein produces the protein MTSNIDITQRDAGLRAFSRNDFENAFALLLPCAEAGDAHAQMLLARMCYAGNGTVQNHTQYLYWLEQAAANGEKSARARLKRTKQDSKK, from the coding sequence ATGACCAGTAATATAGACATCACCCAACGCGATGCAGGGCTGAGGGCGTTTTCCAGAAATGACTTTGAAAATGCCTTCGCGCTGCTATTACCCTGCGCTGAGGCGGGTGACGCACACGCGCAAATGCTGCTGGCAAGAATGTGCTACGCCGGCAATGGCACAGTACAAAATCATACGCAGTACTTGTATTGGTTAGAACAGGCGGCTGCCAATGGTGAAAAATCAGCTCGCGCGCGCTTGAAACGCACCAAGCAGGACAGCAAGAAATAA
- the lepB gene encoding signal peptidase I produces MGDIGDFSLILVLLVLAAGVVVAADKVFFNQRRVCLMGAVDVQRVLSQVKGAEDKQQLVDWAEKDFVVAEYAKSFFPVLLVVLVLRSFLFEPFKIPSASMVPTLLVHDFILVNKFAYGVRLPVIGTKILPIGEPQRGDVMVFYPPNDKRYFIKRVIGLPGDHIQLKDNVLSINGVQMRQQQLRIDDSGFPYMLIMQENLQPKEHLMQKVSLVTPQSNYETVVPAGSYFMMGDNRDNSSDSRFWGVVPEANIVGKAVYVWMRWEGLPGLPSFTRNGVIE; encoded by the coding sequence ATGGGTGACATTGGTGACTTCTCGTTGATTTTAGTGTTGTTGGTGTTGGCGGCAGGCGTTGTCGTGGCGGCCGATAAAGTGTTTTTTAATCAGCGGCGCGTTTGCTTGATGGGCGCAGTGGATGTGCAGCGCGTTCTCTCACAGGTAAAAGGTGCAGAGGATAAGCAGCAGCTGGTGGATTGGGCGGAGAAAGATTTTGTCGTAGCAGAGTACGCAAAATCTTTTTTCCCCGTGCTGTTGGTGGTTTTGGTGCTGCGTTCTTTTCTGTTTGAGCCGTTTAAAATTCCTTCTGCTTCCATGGTGCCGACTTTATTGGTGCACGACTTTATTCTCGTGAATAAGTTTGCCTATGGCGTGCGTTTACCGGTTATTGGCACCAAAATTCTTCCGATCGGCGAGCCGCAGCGCGGCGATGTGATGGTGTTTTATCCGCCCAATGACAAACGCTATTTCATTAAGCGTGTTATCGGCTTGCCTGGCGATCACATCCAACTAAAAGACAATGTGCTTTCTATTAATGGTGTGCAGATGCGGCAGCAGCAGCTGAGGATAGACGATTCTGGGTTCCCTTATATGCTGATCATGCAGGAGAACTTACAGCCGAAAGAACATCTGATGCAGAAGGTTTCCCTAGTAACGCCACAGAGTAATTATGAGACGGTGGTTCCTGCTGGTTCGTACTTTATGATGGGCGATAATCGCGACAACAGTAGCGATAGCCGTTTCTGGGGTGTGGTGCCAGAGGCTAATATCGTCGGCAAAGCGGTTTATGTATGGATGCGTTGGGAGGGGTTGCCAGGCTTGCCCTCATTCACGCGCAATGGTGTAATCGAATAA
- the rnc gene encoding ribonuclease III, with protein sequence MKEAVVFLQKHLGYVFTEPNLCIQALTHRSYGAQHNERLEFLGDAILDFLITDIIYRTNPAASEGELSNMRAHVVRGEQLTKVGEVLQLGDLLLLGVGEENAGGRQRPSLIANAVEAVIAAVYLDGGLEKCREVVGQLFAPILDSLTPTVGKDAKTTLQEYLQSRHLPLPVYELVARHGSDHNARFTMACVVAALQERAEGEASSRKQAEQLAAKKILARLSL encoded by the coding sequence GTGAAAGAGGCTGTTGTCTTTCTACAGAAACATCTAGGCTATGTTTTTACAGAGCCCAATCTTTGTATTCAGGCGCTAACGCATCGCAGTTATGGCGCTCAGCATAATGAGCGCTTGGAATTTCTTGGTGATGCGATTCTCGATTTTCTGATAACGGATATTATTTATCGCACTAATCCTGCAGCCAGTGAAGGCGAGTTATCGAATATGCGAGCCCATGTTGTGCGTGGTGAGCAGCTAACGAAAGTCGGTGAAGTGCTGCAACTCGGCGATCTATTGCTGCTAGGAGTTGGTGAAGAAAATGCGGGTGGTAGACAGCGTCCATCGCTGATTGCAAATGCAGTAGAAGCTGTAATTGCAGCAGTGTATTTAGATGGTGGTTTGGAAAAATGCCGAGAAGTTGTCGGCCAACTGTTTGCGCCGATTTTGGACAGTTTGACGCCGACTGTCGGCAAAGATGCGAAGACAACGCTGCAAGAGTATTTGCAATCGCGCCATTTGCCGTTGCCCGTTTATGAGTTGGTTGCACGCCACGGCAGCGATCATAACGCTCGTTTCACTATGGCCTGTGTGGTGGCCGCATTGCAGGAACGCGCTGAAGGCGAAGCATCTAGCCGCAAACAGGCAGAGCAGTTAGCCGCAAAAAAAATTCTGGCTCGTTTGAGTTTGTGA
- a CDS encoding HAMP domain-containing histidine kinase produces the protein MLRLSRRDASSPEKTDLCELLRSFVKQHEQTYGKPVSIILDLPDNAVPIYFDLSQLEQVLANLCANGLRYSEKLMGEMKLTLRAYVHKVLDIPCLDVIDYGDGLTVQQSQQVFEPFFTTEAKGTGLGLYIARELCLANQATLEYRRTPEGLSCFQIGFSHSNRMIV, from the coding sequence GTGTTGCGACTTTCGCGGCGCGATGCTTCCAGCCCTGAAAAGACGGATTTATGTGAATTGTTGCGCAGTTTTGTTAAGCAACATGAGCAGACCTACGGAAAACCTGTCAGTATCATTTTGGACCTTCCTGATAATGCAGTGCCTATTTATTTTGACCTGAGTCAGTTGGAACAGGTTTTGGCCAACTTGTGTGCGAACGGTTTGCGTTATAGCGAAAAGCTTATGGGTGAGATGAAGCTTACCTTGCGCGCGTATGTACACAAAGTTCTGGACATTCCCTGTCTAGATGTTATTGATTACGGTGACGGCTTGACTGTGCAACAAAGCCAGCAGGTTTTTGAGCCATTTTTTACCACTGAAGCAAAAGGAACGGGGTTGGGGCTGTATATTGCTAGAGAGCTGTGCTTGGCTAATCAGGCCACCTTGGAGTATCGGCGAACACCAGAAGGCCTGAGTTGTTTTCAGATTGGTTTTTCACATTCGAATCGGATGATAGTGTAG
- a CDS encoding DUF4845 domain-containing protein has product MRSLEKQRGATMWEMCLYIFVFLTIVTTALKLGPLYIQDRNIGSALNALNESIQGEVTAAAIKTRLSRTFQVSMIDEKFLSDLEVDTTGATPVVTLNYEVRAPFVANVDVVLRFKHSVDLTSAR; this is encoded by the coding sequence ATGCGTAGTCTAGAAAAACAGCGTGGTGCCACTATGTGGGAGATGTGCCTGTATATTTTTGTTTTTCTAACAATAGTGACGACGGCGCTGAAATTAGGTCCTTTATATATCCAAGATCGTAATATTGGATCGGCATTGAATGCTCTAAATGAAAGTATTCAAGGCGAGGTCACTGCTGCAGCAATAAAGACTCGGCTGTCCAGAACATTTCAGGTGAGCATGATCGATGAAAAGTTTTTGAGTGATTTGGAAGTTGATACTACTGGTGCAACGCCGGTGGTGACATTGAATTACGAAGTGCGAGCACCTTTTGTGGCTAATGTCGATGTTGTGTTGCGCTTTAAGCATTCTGTCGATCTAACATCTGCTCGCTAG
- the speD gene encoding adenosylmethionine decarboxylase, giving the protein MPQKIKLQGFNNLTKSLSFCIYDICYAETPEQQAEYIQYIDEKYNAERFTEILTEVCQIIGANILNIARQDYDPQGASVTMLVAEEPVKDEVDTTESPGPVEIIAAHLDKSHICVHTYPETHPNDGICTFRADIEVSTCGIISPLKALNYLIHQLDSDIVTVDYRVRGFTRDVSGKKHYIDHEISSIQNYFTDDTEKLYKMIDVNVYQENIFHTKMMLNDFDLNHYLFGTTTDNLTGNDIRRITDRLDREMHEIFYGRNLPEV; this is encoded by the coding sequence ATGCCACAGAAGATCAAGCTGCAAGGGTTCAACAACCTGACCAAATCGCTGAGTTTCTGCATCTACGATATCTGTTATGCCGAGACACCGGAGCAGCAGGCCGAGTACATCCAGTACATCGACGAAAAGTACAACGCCGAGCGTTTTACCGAGATTCTCACCGAGGTCTGCCAGATCATCGGCGCGAACATCCTGAATATCGCCCGCCAAGATTACGACCCGCAAGGCGCGTCGGTCACCATGTTGGTGGCCGAGGAGCCGGTGAAAGACGAAGTGGATACCACGGAGTCACCGGGGCCGGTGGAAATCATTGCGGCGCACCTCGATAAAAGCCATATCTGTGTGCACACCTATCCGGAAACTCATCCCAATGATGGGATTTGTACTTTCCGTGCGGATATTGAGGTATCGACTTGCGGCATTATTTCGCCGCTGAAAGCACTCAACTATCTCATCCACCAGTTGGATTCAGATATCGTGACTGTGGATTATCGCGTGCGTGGTTTCACGCGCGATGTCAGCGGCAAGAAACATTATATTGATCACGAAATCAGTTCTATCCAGAACTATTTCACGGATGACACTGAAAAGTTGTACAAAATGATCGATGTGAATGTGTATCAGGAAAATATTTTCCACACCAAAATGATGCTGAATGATTTTGATCTGAACCATTATTTGTTCGGTACAACGACGGACAATTTGACTGGCAATGATATTCGCCGTATCACAGACCGCTTAGATCGAGAAATGCACGAAATTTTCTACGGCAGAAATTTGCCAGAAGTGTAA
- a CDS encoding dicarboxylate/amino acid:cation symporter yields the protein MSLNTRILLGSVAGILLGWLFSAPEPNALSHYGLLTLGVISTVFVGLLKMVMVPLVFTSIVVGVAQLQAHHSMRRVWLTALLFFTLTATLAVMLGISAMHWFAPASDLKLDMFQDAMAAYKNSTSLSPSEFISHFASSLFVNPVRAMAEGNLMGVLLFALLMGIALVAGGERYANIKNLLTELFDLMMRLLDWIVQLAPFGICALLAKLVATQNAEVFASLGKFIVVITGTTLFHGLVVLPLLLWLLTRYSPLTFLRKARPALLTAFATSSSSATLPITLNCLERDMGVRKDIANFIAPLGAQMNMDGTALYEAGAALFVAQLCGIELNLLQQVIVCLTAMLVSVGAPGIPSAGMVTLVMVLQSVGLPVEAIAILLPIDRILDTTRTAINVEGDLVGSLVVQHFASNEIIAQ from the coding sequence ATGTCCCTCAATACACGCATCCTGCTGGGTTCTGTCGCCGGCATTCTGCTCGGCTGGCTCTTCAGCGCTCCAGAGCCGAATGCGCTCAGCCACTACGGACTACTGACGCTGGGCGTCATCAGCACCGTGTTCGTCGGCCTGCTAAAAATGGTGATGGTTCCCTTGGTGTTCACCTCCATCGTTGTCGGCGTAGCGCAATTACAGGCTCACCACAGCATGCGACGGGTGTGGCTCACCGCCCTGCTATTTTTTACGCTAACAGCCACATTGGCGGTCATGCTGGGTATCAGCGCTATGCATTGGTTTGCTCCTGCGTCTGATCTAAAACTGGATATGTTTCAAGACGCCATGGCTGCCTACAAAAACAGTACCAGCCTCTCACCGTCCGAATTTATCAGTCACTTTGCCTCCAGCTTATTTGTAAATCCTGTGCGCGCAATGGCCGAAGGCAATTTAATGGGCGTATTGTTATTTGCACTGTTGATGGGAATCGCCTTAGTGGCTGGCGGTGAACGCTACGCTAATATCAAAAATCTGCTGACCGAATTGTTCGATTTAATGATGCGCCTGCTCGACTGGATTGTGCAGCTCGCTCCCTTCGGCATCTGCGCCCTGCTCGCCAAATTGGTGGCGACACAAAACGCCGAAGTGTTCGCCAGCTTGGGCAAGTTTATTGTGGTTATCACCGGCACCACGCTTTTTCATGGCCTCGTTGTATTGCCGTTGCTGCTGTGGCTGCTGACTCGCTATTCGCCACTCACTTTTTTGCGCAAAGCGCGCCCCGCCCTGCTCACCGCTTTTGCTACTAGCTCCAGTTCAGCCACCCTGCCCATCACACTCAACTGCTTAGAGCGCGATATGGGTGTGCGAAAAGATATTGCTAACTTTATTGCACCGCTCGGCGCGCAGATGAATATGGATGGCACCGCGCTGTACGAAGCGGGAGCAGCATTATTTGTCGCACAACTGTGCGGCATCGAGCTCAACTTGTTACAACAGGTGATTGTTTGCCTCACGGCCATGTTGGTGTCTGTCGGCGCGCCAGGTATCCCTAGTGCCGGCATGGTGACGCTGGTGATGGTGTTGCAATCTGTGGGTTTACCCGTAGAAGCGATCGCTATTCTGCTGCCAATAGATCGCATCCTTGATACAACACGCACTGCAATCAATGTGGAAGGGGATTTGGTCGGCAGCCTCGTAGTACAGCACTTTGCAAGCAATGAAATTATTGCGCAATAA
- a CDS encoding DUF1295 domain-containing protein, with product MELTTYNFLLLCVFGASLLTFVILMFISAPYGKQERDGWGPGVNMRFGWFILELPAFAGMLYFYWKGSQTLLTAPLVLFALFQIHYFHRTFIYPFTLRIKPDARYKIILLSFGMTFNAVNGALNGWFLSTLATHLHSSDWLLDPRFIAGLLLFCAGFALAKQSDAILRNLRKPGETGYKIPHGGAYRWVSCPNYFGEILQWTGFALAGWSLPALAFVCFTAANLVPKALSSHRWYREKFSDYPAERKAIFPFCYEKSMSVIHAEFF from the coding sequence ATGGAACTGACCACTTATAACTTTTTGCTGCTGTGCGTATTTGGCGCTTCGCTACTGACTTTCGTCATCCTGATGTTTATTTCTGCACCTTACGGCAAACAAGAGCGCGATGGCTGGGGGCCTGGGGTCAATATGCGCTTCGGTTGGTTTATTTTGGAACTGCCCGCCTTTGCTGGCATGCTGTATTTCTACTGGAAGGGCAGTCAAACACTTTTGACCGCGCCCTTGGTGTTATTTGCACTATTCCAAATTCACTATTTTCACCGCACATTTATTTACCCTTTTACACTACGCATCAAACCCGATGCGCGCTACAAAATTATTCTGCTTTCCTTTGGCATGACCTTCAATGCTGTTAATGGCGCACTCAATGGTTGGTTTTTATCGACACTCGCTACTCACTTACACAGCAGCGACTGGCTACTGGATCCGCGTTTTATCGCAGGTTTGCTGTTATTTTGTGCAGGCTTTGCGCTGGCGAAACAATCCGACGCCATTTTGCGCAATCTGCGCAAACCTGGAGAAACTGGCTACAAGATCCCCCACGGCGGTGCGTATCGCTGGGTGTCCTGTCCTAACTATTTCGGTGAAATTCTGCAATGGACCGGCTTTGCACTAGCGGGATGGTCACTACCTGCCTTAGCTTTTGTTTGTTTCACAGCCGCCAATCTAGTGCCAAAAGCGCTGTCATCGCATCGCTGGTATCGGGAAAAATTTTCAGATTACCCTGCAGAGCGCAAAGCTATTTTTCCTTTTTGCTATGAAAAAAGCATGTCAGTCATCCATGCCGAGTTTTTTTAA
- a CDS encoding sigma-54-dependent Fis family transcriptional regulator — MSKNVTALIVDDEPDIRELLEITLGRMNLRTVSAGDVTTAKQLLHDEKISLCLTDMQLPDGNGLELVQHIQNKYSNIPVAVITAFGSMDTAISALKAGAFDFVSKPVNLEQLRGLVDAALKLQKSEVSNENDGDNLLGDSDVMQRLRTQIAKLARSQAPIYIHGESGSGKELVARSIHAKGSRSIAPFIAVNCGAIPSELMESEFFGHKKGSFTGATADKQGLFQAAHGGTLFLDEVADLPLDMQVKLLRAIQEKCVRPVGAEKEVPVDVRVLSATHKDLAEETKSGRFRQDLFYRINVIELAVPPLRDRGDDILLLARRFLDQFSKEMQLPAARLSDDAVSALRHYAFPGNVRELENILERAFTLCDNDVIYAADLHLGAKNNESLALPAVSQMEVPEGIEELDTYLENIERGIITRALEANRWNKTATAQKLGISFRQLRYRLKKLGMDD; from the coding sequence ATGAGTAAAAATGTTACTGCGTTGATTGTGGATGACGAGCCAGATATTCGTGAGTTGTTGGAAATTACTCTGGGCAGAATGAATTTGCGCACTGTGAGTGCAGGTGATGTAACCACGGCAAAACAATTGTTGCATGATGAAAAAATATCATTGTGTTTGACGGATATGCAATTGCCAGATGGTAATGGTCTTGAGTTGGTGCAGCATATTCAGAATAAATACTCAAATATTCCAGTAGCGGTAATTACTGCCTTTGGCAGTATGGATACGGCAATTAGTGCGTTAAAAGCTGGCGCGTTTGATTTTGTATCCAAGCCGGTAAATTTGGAACAGTTACGCGGTTTGGTGGATGCCGCACTGAAGCTGCAAAAGTCTGAAGTCAGCAACGAGAATGACGGCGACAATTTGTTGGGTGACAGCGATGTGATGCAACGCTTGCGCACGCAAATAGCCAAGCTCGCGCGCAGCCAGGCACCTATTTATATTCATGGTGAATCGGGCAGTGGTAAAGAGTTGGTTGCGCGCTCTATTCACGCCAAGGGTTCTAGATCGATTGCGCCTTTTATTGCGGTTAACTGCGGCGCCATCCCTTCTGAATTGATGGAAAGTGAGTTTTTTGGTCATAAAAAGGGCAGTTTTACGGGCGCAACGGCTGATAAACAAGGTTTATTTCAAGCAGCACACGGTGGCACTTTGTTTTTGGATGAAGTGGCCGACCTGCCTTTGGATATGCAGGTGAAATTGTTGCGTGCTATTCAGGAAAAATGTGTGCGTCCAGTCGGCGCAGAAAAAGAAGTGCCGGTGGATGTGCGTGTGCTGAGTGCCACGCACAAAGACTTGGCGGAAGAAACCAAGTCGGGTCGATTTAGGCAGGATTTGTTTTATCGCATTAATGTCATTGAGTTGGCTGTGCCGCCCTTGCGTGATCGTGGGGATGACATTTTGCTGCTTGCTCGCCGGTTTCTCGATCAGTTTTCTAAAGAGATGCAATTGCCAGCAGCGCGTTTGTCTGATGATGCAGTGTCCGCGTTACGACACTACGCATTTCCTGGCAATGTGCGAGAGTTGGAAAATATTCTTGAGCGAGCGTTTACCCTGTGTGATAACGATGTAATTTATGCCGCTGATTTGCATCTGGGTGCAAAAAATAATGAGAGCTTGGCACTGCCGGCAGTGAGTCAGATGGAGGTGCCGGAAGGCATTGAGGAACTCGATACCTATTTGGAAAATATAGAGCGCGGTATTATCACCCGCGCTTTGGAAGCTAACCGTTGGAATAAGACGGCAACGGCGCAGAAGTTGGGAATCTCTTTTCGTCAGCTGCGTTACCGTTTAAAAAAACTCGGCATGGATGACTGA
- a CDS encoding HIT domain-containing protein: MFALHDQLQKDCTVIGNLPLSTLLLMNDANYPWFVLVPRREQVREWYELSEVDQRQLLQEANALAKFVQQKTDAKKMNIGALGNMVPQLHVHVIARFEVDAAWPAPVWGKAPAQAYTEGALSKMLELGRDFIAQ; the protein is encoded by the coding sequence ATGTTTGCACTGCACGACCAACTTCAAAAAGATTGCACCGTGATTGGTAATTTGCCGTTGAGTACATTGCTGCTGATGAACGATGCCAACTATCCATGGTTTGTGTTGGTCCCGCGTCGCGAGCAAGTGCGGGAGTGGTATGAGCTATCAGAGGTGGATCAGAGGCAACTTCTGCAAGAAGCCAATGCGTTAGCAAAATTTGTGCAGCAAAAAACCGACGCAAAAAAAATGAATATCGGCGCGCTGGGCAATATGGTGCCGCAGTTACATGTGCATGTGATTGCGCGCTTCGAGGTGGATGCGGCTTGGCCGGCACCGGTGTGGGGTAAGGCGCCAGCGCAAGCTTATACAGAGGGTGCGCTCAGTAAGATGCTAGAGCTTGGTAGAGATTTTATTGCGCAATAA
- the recO gene encoding DNA repair protein RecO — protein sequence MPHGFLLHSRPFRESSVIAAFMTDTDGRIDLIVRSARGKQGKKNKPLLPFCLYDMSWVGGGDLKNLQSYETIAAPIALQGQQLFCGLYLNELLYHLLPALEADLVLMRAYSEALWQLSEQNPLEPILRIFEVTLLEKLGYGIDFFRDASGVVLDPERFYRFVPEQGLLCVTATGSVNVGKGSDFIAIGNKDFSTAEARRLAKITMRAALASCLGGKKLRSRELFL from the coding sequence ATGCCGCACGGTTTTCTTTTGCACAGCCGTCCTTTCAGGGAATCCTCTGTTATTGCTGCATTCATGACAGATACCGACGGCAGAATTGATCTAATTGTGCGCTCGGCACGCGGCAAGCAGGGAAAGAAAAATAAACCGCTACTACCGTTTTGTTTGTATGACATGTCTTGGGTGGGGGGCGGTGATTTAAAGAATCTGCAGAGTTATGAAACCATTGCCGCTCCGATTGCGCTGCAGGGGCAGCAACTATTCTGCGGGCTTTATCTTAATGAGTTGCTGTATCACTTGTTGCCAGCCTTAGAGGCCGACCTTGTGTTGATGCGTGCGTATTCTGAGGCGTTGTGGCAGTTATCTGAGCAAAACCCTCTGGAGCCAATTCTGCGTATATTTGAAGTGACGCTGCTAGAAAAGTTGGGCTACGGCATTGATTTTTTTCGGGACGCTTCAGGTGTAGTGCTGGATCCAGAGCGATTTTATCGCTTTGTGCCAGAGCAGGGCTTGCTTTGTGTTACTGCAACAGGATCAGTGAATGTCGGTAAAGGCAGTGATTTTATTGCAATCGGCAATAAAGATTTTTCTACTGCTGAGGCCAGAAGATTGGCAAAAATAACCATGCGCGCCGCGCTGGCTAGTTGTTTGGGCGGAAAAAAACTGCGCAGCAGAGAGTTGTTTTTGTAG
- the era gene encoding GTPase Era: MNDTDGLQIQEKRCGMVAVVGRPNVGKSTLLNHLVGQKLCITSRKPQTTRHLILGIKSTDTCQMIFVDTPGIHKHGKHTMNQRMNKSASAVLHDVDLVLWVVDRAVWTEEDEQVLKRLESIESPVIVVINKTDKVEEKAALLPVIARYSDLRNFLAVIPVSALHGTGLDVLEDAIIKQLPVSDFIYPEDQLTDKSERFFAAEIVREKIIRQLGEELPYQTAVEIEQFVDDAGLLRISALIIVEKEGQKKIVIGDGGERLKKIGQQARLDMEKMFDAKVMLKLWVKVRRGWADNERALNSLGIE; this comes from the coding sequence ATGAACGACACTGATGGTTTGCAAATACAGGAAAAACGCTGTGGCATGGTGGCTGTGGTAGGAAGACCCAATGTGGGAAAGTCTACGCTGCTAAACCATCTGGTCGGACAGAAGTTATGTATCACATCACGCAAGCCACAGACAACGCGCCATCTCATTCTAGGTATTAAATCAACCGATACTTGCCAGATGATTTTTGTGGATACGCCGGGTATACATAAGCACGGCAAGCACACCATGAATCAGCGCATGAACAAATCGGCTAGTGCAGTGTTGCATGATGTAGACCTTGTGTTGTGGGTTGTCGATCGCGCCGTGTGGACGGAAGAAGATGAGCAGGTGTTAAAGCGACTGGAATCTATAGAGAGTCCTGTGATTGTCGTTATCAATAAAACCGACAAAGTGGAAGAAAAGGCTGCGTTGCTGCCAGTTATTGCGCGCTATTCGGACCTGCGAAACTTCTTAGCGGTGATTCCTGTTTCGGCGCTACATGGAACGGGTTTGGATGTGCTAGAAGACGCTATCATCAAGCAATTACCTGTGTCGGATTTTATTTACCCTGAAGATCAGTTGACAGATAAAAGCGAACGCTTTTTCGCGGCCGAAATTGTGCGTGAAAAAATTATTCGTCAGTTGGGAGAGGAATTGCCTTATCAAACGGCAGTAGAAATAGAGCAGTTTGTTGACGATGCGGGCTTGTTGCGTATTTCTGCGCTAATTATTGTTGAAAAGGAAGGGCAGAAAAAAATTGTGATTGGCGATGGCGGTGAGCGCCTGAAGAAAATTGGCCAGCAGGCGCGCTTGGATATGGAAAAGATGTTTGATGCCAAGGTGATGTTAAAGCTGTGGGTAAAAGTGCGGCGCGGCTGGGCTGACAATGAAAGGGCGCTGAACAGCTTGGGCATTGAATAA